A window from Cryptomeria japonica chromosome 1, Sugi_1.0, whole genome shotgun sequence encodes these proteins:
- the LOC131050176 gene encoding stem-specific protein TSJT1 produces MLAIFNSKVAEGPEEMRMSSPDIKKSSYDLFNSFQDAFPHALSLKMEDIAYMAYTKDTQSFLRPRSFAVKDDCFCLFEGNLENLPSLRQHYGLSKSVNEVLLVIDAYRTLRDRAPYPATKVVGHLEGQFAFVIFDRTTQTVFVATDSEGKVPLYWGITADGYLAFSDTAEVLKEACGRSLASFPQGCLFSSNLGLRSHQDPSQMVKVTPTMDNEMCSTTIKVEGESHIPTPIM; encoded by the exons ATGTTGGCTATATTTAATAGCAAAGTGGCAGAAGGGCCAGAAGAAATGAGGATGAGCAGTCCAGACATCAAGAAGTCTTCATATGATCTCTTCAACTCTTTTCAGGACGCCTTTCCACATGCTCTCTCTTTAAAGATGGAGGATATTGCATACATGGCCTATACAAAAGATACTCAGTCATTTCTCCGCCCCAG GTCATTTGCAGTTAAGGATGACTGTTTCTGCTTATTTGAAGGCAACCTAGAGAATCTTCCAAGCTTGAGACAGCATTATGGGCTCTCAAAATCTGTAAATGAGGTTTTACTGGTTATAGATGCTTACAGGACACTCAGAGACCGTGCTCCATACCCTGCAACTAAAGTGGTTGGACACTTAGAGGGTCAATTTGCCTTTGTTATTTTTGACAGAACTACCCAAACTGTATTTGTTGCTACT GACTCTGAGGGAAAAGTTCCCTTATACTGGGGTATCACTGCAGACGGTTATCTTGCATTCTCAGATACTGCAGAGGTGTTGAAGGAAGCTTGTGGAAGGTCCCTGGCATCCTTCCCTCAAG GTTGTTTATTTTCGAGTAATTTAGGCTTGAGAAGCCATCAAGATCCAAGCCAAATGGTGAAGGTCACTCCCACAATGGATAATGAGATGTGTAGCACTACCATTaag GTTGAAGGAGAAAGCCACATCCCTACTCCCATCATGTGA